The stretch of DNA AAGATGGCGGAAATGTAACCCCCTTCTACACTTCTTCTACATGTTGCTATTCGGTTGCTTCAtcctctgctgctgctgctgctgctgttttcCTCCGATGTTGTCGTTTCGGTTCAGTCCATTTCTTGTGTTTTAAGTGTCTTTAACCAGAAGGTCATTCATCTCGGTGTTTTTCGGTCAGTGCGCCTTGCTTTTCTAGAGAGCGCGTTTGTTGTTGTTCTTTGCTTCGCTGGTGGTTCCCGATGGGCGTGGCATacgatgttattttttttccgtggACAGTGTGAATTTAATAAGTGAAAATCTATATGGTCTCTGTTGTATAGTTAAAAggagaatgaatgaatgaataatgatAACAATAATTCTTGTTATCATCCAAACGTGATATAATCAATGCCATAACTTCCCAATAAAGCGCGCTACAATGTTGTTGGATGTTTATCTAATTAAGCATATTATTTGATATCAATTTTTATTATAGACACTGATGTTAGGATTCTCGAGCGATTGAATATGATATTCAGCAGTTCTCTATCTCACCGGGTCAATGACTTCATCACTTGATTCTCAAAATCTTGATTCAATCTCATCGCTCATTATGTTCCTCTCACATCGGAAGCAAAGTGAACATAATTCTACAGAAACTATGTTCGATATTCTAGCAACATGTCCTCCCCctcgtgtgctcccgtggccgagtggttagcgtcataactaacatgccgggggttcgggttcaattcccgttctggtcgggggaatttttcgtcaaagaaatttcctccgacttgcactgtgatcacgcgtattctagagcttgccactcagaatgcattcaaggcgtgttatttggcatagaaatctcaactaagtactaataaaaatgacgcaagtaatactacgttgagacggcgaagttcctctaggaacgttagtgccattgaagaagaagaagaagaagtcctcCCCATTGTAGTCCGATGTGAGATGTGTCATTCAGCCTTGACAAACTTGATGATCCATAACGCCAAGTGAGTGAAAGTCTTCCTCAAGTGTTGTTGATCTTTCGTGCTCCTATAGGAGCCAGATAATAGACATCACATACCACACTGAACTACCCCATGCCTTGTTCCATCTACTGATAGCGTCCCTCCAAACCATTGTAATATATCATCAGGCGCCAATATCGTTACCATATCCAGCCAACAAAGAGCGTGCTTTCAGCGGGTAATCATCATACCAATAGGGCTGTAAAAGTCTCAATTATCATGCAATTGATGCCACATTTCCCGTCATGTATAATATATCACCATCCGAGGTTGTTAGTGAATGATTGCCTATCAGCGATGTGCAGGAAGTATCCTGGGAACAAACTGTCTGGGTAGAATACAGCAGCCCAACAAAAACGTGTTTCGCACCTCTCTCCGCCGACCAATCGATCAACGTAATCGTGTTGTCTATATTTGCGCTTCTCCTATTGAATGAGTCTCTGTATGTTAATAGTGTGGTAGCATTGGTTGCATGGATGTCATGAAGATCAGTTGTTATGTTACAGTTACGATACTCAGGATCCATACGCTTCTTATAAAAGCCTGATTATATGAATTAATTTCCAAAACAGCTTCAATTGAATCAATTCTCATGAATCACTTCCACCATTACAAAGCGAATTTGACTGAGAGCAATGTCAAGCCACTTAAATCGCTATTTAGCATCTGAAGTTGGATATAATTATTCtcacctacaaaaaaaaatacaaaaaaaatctttgtttgaTACTTCACCACGTGTAGTTTGTAATGAAAGGTTTTCACTACTACAATAATCGAACGATGATCAAATAGACGTCAGAAGGAGTCTCTGTAACACcaatcaaatgtcaaatgaaaggtaaaAGGTAGGGGCAATTGACTGCAAGTCAATAGCTTCTGAATGGTTTTGAAATGCAAATTGATGCAAGCTTCCTCGGCTGGTCTTCCCAACATCTGCAGCTGTTGGACCGGTAGCAATTCATTGAAGTGTTACTACTACAATATAACATGTACATCAGATTgttcagagaaaaaaatagttgatCCGAGCAGCTTGATGGGAATGTAATAAACGCATTCGGGAAGATAAAAGCTGAGGGACAATTTAGTGATTTCCGGATACAATTACATgcatgcatttttttaaatctacttgattttttttttgttactctCAATCAACTCAGACGTAATGAGACTTATCTCCAGAATTGCTTGGTACTTCACACCCTGCTCGTGTTTGTGTGAAGATTACACTAGCCGGTAATCTCCAACGATAAGTGAGCGCAATTTATGCAAACATTTTGCGTTCATAATAAACAACTTTGTCCATCTCTACTCATCTAGAGACAACGTTCGATGTTAAACCAGCAGCGATGCTTGGTTTGAAATCGTGAATGTTTACATTCACTTTTACAATTCCCCGGTCAGTGGCGTAAATTCCACGATTCAAAGTCCACTACTACAAATTTAGATAACAAGTTATCAGGAAGTCCAAAAACCGACATCGATTCATTGACAGGGACGCGGGATATGTCTCGATTCTAGTAACGCACACAAGCATGTTATCACTAGTGGTCACTCCATGAAAGCAGCTGAAACCGGTAAAACGATTGCAACGCTATCAGTTCGCCATATCAGCACTTTCGCCTGTAAGTAAACATGCACATCTACGAGTAGGGGGGTTATCAAGCTAACCAATGCCCCGCAATACTATTAGGTCACATTGTGCAATTGTGGTATTATAAATAATGCAAATCCAGATGTGTTAACCATGAACACTGTTTTATATAACGGATCAGCTAGATGGTCGGTACTAACCAGCAtaagttggaagaaagatgaAATAGTCAGAAATAATTTGATCTACTTCTCCGGTACTAGTAATGGAAGTATCAAACGAATTACTTCCATCTTCTGTGTCTACCAACCATTCTTCTTGCATTTCAGGTTGATCTTTCTTGAGAACTGATGACAAAATCTCGTCATCAGAGAACACTTCACTGGTTACCCAATCTGGATTATGATCACCATCATACACCTGATCTTTGATCCACAGATCAATATCTTGCTCAGATGTTTTTGTTCCTGCCAAACTGTCAATCCTGGACACAAGCGCTTTGAAGTCATCATCGGCCGCTTTCGAGTCTACATTAACAGCATCCTCCGGCAAACCATCGATCAATTTCTTCCACGAATTACGTATAGTTTTGTCAGATATCTCCTCCCAAGAGGTTGCCAACCACGAAATACACTGTTGAAGATTAATCTTCTTCAATCGTTCTTCGAAACTAAAGAGGAAAGTACATAAATAAAACCTCAattagaatttgaatttaaattttgaaaaagcacagacgaaaaactatcgtgcgcatagttttgtgtttatatttggaattaattacaaaaatttaatgtttaatatttggaaatttacCTTAAGTGTTCGTTTTCCAGAATGCATGCGAGCATCAGTTTTCTTTTATACTTTCGCTTGATTGCATTGATGACCGATTGGTCCATCGGCTGGCATTCAGCAGTTACATTTGGTGGGAGGTAGATCACTTGAATCAGTCCATCGTCACTCTGTAGAGATTCGTCAACGTCATAATGACTGGTGCAATTATCAAGAACCAGCAATGCCTTTGGCTccaatcctctctcggccgaaAATTTTCGAACAGCGGGGACAAACTCTTCGTGGAACCATTGACGGAACAACAGTCTGGtcatccaagcctttttggaatgATTATATGAAACGGGAAGTTCTTCGATGTTGATTCCTCGTGGTTTTGCAGCAGTGCAAATGAAATACAACGGAAGCTTTAGGGAACCATCTATGTTGGAGCAAGGCATAAACGTATACCTTGTCTTGTTTTGCTTCCGTCCGCTTGCCACGGTCTCATCACAGGTAACGACAGAGCGTGTGGCTAGGAGCTTGATGAACAAGGTAGATTCATCTGCATTAAAGACTTGGGATAGTGATAGCTGCATTTCCTGAATCTTCTTCTGTAGAACCTTCTTGAAATTTAGGTACGCTTCAACGTTTACCGATGCCTTTTCTCCTGTTACGGCTTTCACGCGCAATCCAAACCGCTGCTTAAAACGATGCATCCAGCCATCCGAAGCAGAAAAACCGTGAACCGCATAGAGCCCCCGGTCCTGGAACATCTTAAACAGCAGCTCCGCCTTTGCTTTAAGAATATCCACTGTCAACAAAATGTTGGACTGCCGCTGCTGTAAAATCCAGATGTAAAGAGCCTCTTCCAGCAAAGGGAACGTCTgctctttcaatgtttttcgattatttacacCATATTCCTTGAACTTGTCCACCGCCTCACGAATTGCTTCTTTCTTTTGGATTATTCTCGTGACCGTAGAAGATCctacgccgtacttcttcccaAGAAAGTCATGCGTACCACATCCTGCTTCAAAATCTTCAATTATGCGAACCTTCTCCACCAGCGTCAGGAAATTGCTCCTCCGTTTCCGGTTAACGTTCGTACTGGATCCTTGCAAACCATCCATTTTGAGCCTGGCGATCGAAATGAACGTATATTAAATCTACGCTAATTTTAATATCAAACTTCATTAAGAACTTACCAATTAATCCAACCTAGAACGAAGCTCAACCACGAATGAAATAAACGTCAGTGGTGTGAAAACTTTTCTGCGTTTCCCATAACAACAAACAATCGGTGTGACCCTCGATCGATTTTCGACTTTGACAGTTCAGCCCAACGAGTGAAAGTCGTTCACAAATTGGGCTAAGAGCTTAGTGCAACGAGTGAAATTCGACTGTATTAAGAACAACCCGAACCCGGAGATTTGTACCGACAACTTCAGTGTCGATACAAATCAACTTATGAAGACAACTTCAGTGTCCTAGAATAGGTGTCATTAACAAAAGTTATTTCTACAGAAAACATATTATTGTAAGTTTTATGTGCACCCATTTGACAGCTACGCGATTCCACTTGTTTACGTTCCGCAGCAGACCTggaagcagagatgccaaccttcctgatttttcaggattcccCAGACATTTAAGCACGTTCCCTAAAattctgacaaacactcaattttgcctgatttttctggaATGAACCTGATTTTtgctgatttttgtactttttactttttcagaattaaaattaTCCGTAAAATATACAGGTTGCGGcagcataacttccttttttcaaaactcaataaaaactattgtatgcatcgcaaaatatttattatttttttttaatataggtACAAGTctaatgtttttatttacattgttttgaaGATCAAATCTGTTAGGTGACGTCCTCCATTCTCCATACATTGCGTAAACCGATTTCTGTCGTTTGTCATGACTCTTGTTAGCATAGCAGGTGTTATGTTGGCATCAACTAACTGCTCCGCTATGGCATCAACTAACTGAGTGGcacgcatttaaaaaaaaaggaagttatgctgccgcacCTTGTACTAGTTTTCTTGGCAAAGTTTTCATAGTTGGGAAttgagaactgtcataatagctCTCCGATCCACACATGTATAAAACTGTTTCTGGTGCGATTTGTAATGAATTCTGtgttatgagctactaccaaccAACCTGTCATCTTACAAGTATGGCTCacaacagttttcgacgaggaaacaaacatgttctacaaacattcaaagcTGTGGATATAAAATTgtattataatgctttgattgaaaattatgctttttttttccaaaaatcgacattgacTTTCCAAACAACCCAAtttgagctatcctgatttcttctgatttttattttcattcttcctgatttttgaaaattatagttggtatCCTTGCCTtgcgaaaagtcatttttaaatTGCATTCGCAAAAGCTCCAATCGTGTGACAATTTCCAAATTGTCCAACAGTTCGAAGTGAGTCGGCGCTTTGTCTACTGTACCTTGAAAAAGTAATGTAAATGTTAATGTGCGACCCAACAAAGGTTATAAAACAATTTGAGCGTGATTAAACGTTGGATGGGAGTGAATTAGAGGGAGTTCGGCAACATCTGGTCGTAAGCTGAACAAAGCATAGAAAATATCTCAAAGTTCAATGTACAGGGTCCTCAGAGAGTTTTTTCCGCCCGCCCGTATAGGTTGCTTGCCAAACGTTGGACTTTTTTGGGAAATTGGAACTCATTTTTACTATGCAGTCTTCCGGGGGCactttgaaattaaattaaaacccTCTTGACATAATTTGTTCCTGTAATTTAATTCTAATTAATAAGCTCTCGTATACAAATTGTTAATAGAACTATCATCATTAATCAATTTGGTTAGACGGAATTCCACATGTGCACATTTAACACTAGATGAAGGCTGCGATATGCCTCTAAAACAACTTTCCTTATTGACCCGCGAACTTCCATTATGGCAAGTGCAATCGTTTGGGATAATCATTGCCGGTACATCGTGTGTCACGTTAACCGCTAGCAAAGGTCACATGAAGTGAACTGTATACAGTTGCTCTCTGGGAACTGGTTTCGGTATCAgaggaaacaaaaaataaacgatcCCTACGCAATGCCGGCAATGGTTCCCCGCTATGGTTGGAAGCCCTACAAGCCTTCGGGTGTCCAATCAACCACAATATGTGTCTTTGCTCTAGTCTTGCTGAACAGGAGTTTGACCGAAGCCTGGAGCCAAGGAAGACGACTGCGAAAAATGCATACAATTTAACTGTCCACAAATACATAaattgctcagtttttttttatatcatgaGAACTATTCAATTatagtttcaaaaattcgaataaaataACTGAATTGCACAAAAAATACTCTTCTATTACTTCCGTTCAATAAAATCGATAGATAGTTGTTAGTGCCAAAATGTATTggataaatttcttcaaaaatgtttatttgcgCAACTTATATTTGAAGGTGTTATAAGTTCTCGAATAGTCAGTAGGTTGTCAAACCCACAATTGATTCACGAATCATTACACCATTTAGTTTGCTAGAAATTATGTAATTCCAGCGAATACACCAATGCAAGAAAAATGTGCGGTaattatttgaataatattttgatcaATCTATAAATGGCATAAAATTTTTCGTagcgttttattttatttataattccGGTATTTGTTTGTTACCTTTTTACATCTTTCGCTTTTGCGGGAATcttttgaaaacaataaacaaattcCACCAATAAATTCTGTGCAAGAGTAATTTGGTAcattaacgaaaaaaatattaaattttttatgCATCGAATTCATAAAAGTGCCTTTCGATTTTGcgatgcgatcattatttattggaCTGttaatcatcaaagacgaaggggacattttccattcaaacaaaaatatatctgtattggaaggtcctacaggagcGTTATAAGAATCGATGAAGGCTGGTTGATAAggctaaggtaaatgattttggtttgtccagtcgaaaatatgatcatggtttgtccacttttttgaatgctctaattcagcgcacctgtgtcaaatcagataTTCGAAAGTTTCAAAACAAATAAGGTaagtgattttggtttgtccagtcgaaaatatgatcatgatttgtccacttttttgaatgctctgatTCAGCACacatttgtcaaatcaggtattcgaatgtttcgaaacatataaataaatttctctttttcatgatttgcagtagttttatagtatatttttacggaatcacatgttttaaaggattataaaatacgcCATCTATTAATGCGCCcgtcattcgagctaacttttattcGATCACCAGACGATTATTTCGCAcctattcagaccttttctggattataacacttacaaatactgTAAACATGAGGTGAACACtattaaaatgcccaagaaaaggcaatattatGAAGAATGCCTAAATAattaatggatcaatatgatgacagtaaactcaagcaatgagaaatgcaacatatacttgaaaattcgaatttcttaattttaaaatggtgatttctaaaactggacaaaccatgatcaaaatttctctttggagaaaattgttaaaaaacttaaaatttttagtAATTTCAAcaacagggttttccaactttaaattccgaaagtaaattgaaataaaacacacttagaacgcattaacttgaaataaaacacacccgacgcattccatggtcaccacgctctaatttttgtaccagttggactttatatggatgtaggtgcaagtccaaatgcaaaattctccacaatgatgtgtttgacaagcccaattgcagagcacgccgtggaatcgaaacattcgggtcatcctccacattggcagcaacagcagcaatattttcggccgaacgcacattacgatgatgcacaggtttcacaatatccgctacggatccagtttgttcgaatttacgcactacatgagcgattgtgtgctctgtaggccgtccatgacgaccaaaatccttCCGTAacgctcgaaaaacatttgccggtttttcatcatttttatagtataatttaacaacattaacacgttgtgcgatgctaaaacgatccatattgtaaaatggcagacattcaactaacgatatgacgctttggttgacagctatgtcaaacggttgtcagcgcagtgctgtatactttcggaagcccgaaatggaaagcactatacatacatcctagaaaaaattaaacagtataattatcgtttatattacatcatataccccatatacatgtatatggtcTTCAATTTCATATGCGTATGCCAGTTAcacacatcatacaagtaatgtgtcttggatgtatgtatatctcctccaattttcagatttttgacgtaggtctacgtcttacattgagggtgccaaatcagaaaacaggtcacgtttttatgaaataaagttaacgttaataactatttttgcatcTGTTAGACACGTGTTtggtgcttgttgaatggcgatgcacttcttcttcttttaaattatagaaacttgaaactcagagagttcattcgtctttgttggcgatgcacggaagatgcctctcgttaatattcagtgcaatgcgtgcattgatataacataaagaaacaaattgcgacatatgaccaattagtgcatTCTTCTCGCAAAGCCAAAAAATAAGATTGtagcttctcgaaatgattctacaaaactacgcaagccataaaaccttttcaaggtcgtcccggaactttttactaaagagttatttatgaaatttcgacgtattcgcaaataatatacGAAATGATataccatcaaatttcaaaagaaaaaaaattgctacgttctaagcgggtgtgtcttggatacaacccctcgattttttaaaagatttaatgtttgctgggcaggcccgaaggcagttttaaattgttaaaatatgaatgaaattttttacttcgtGTTATTTGTTTACTTGAtacatgtagtactgaactctaattaaccatttctatataaattttgcgtactagatgcatgtataagtcgtatattcatccatccaatcatcgtgaatactgttgcaagtggaaaataaatgtgtgatCGTTGCTTATGCCgaggaaccactcagtgtcgctttggaagcgattttggcctgtaattgaacattggcgatgtgagtggtacagtgtcagcgtctggtggcaactttaatgtggcgccaGACGCtttaaaatgtccaattaaacgtgtcacattacaggtctgtccaattgtctaaacgtcgcattaaatgtaacttactgtatatataaacaatattaattcccagctgttttgaggcatcttccacaaattgacaatatcattcagttgtcaaGTGCAAGTGCAAGTCggtgcaatttttagagtgtaaaaaaagttcactgtttacataaaagcaatctcgaattggtcccacttttttgcttgaagttactatcccctgccTAAATGTAAGACGATCCGTCGATGCCGTTAACGGGAATCAGCTTCAGGTCCAAGTTTGACATATAATTGGTCTCAAATCGACTCGTATATTGACAGATATTCTCTCAgactaaaggcccatttatacgttgctagtagctgacttgacaatgagcagctactgacccggtggactcgcttgacaattggttgactcgccttgtccgttcacacagtgtgagctgctggcgagaaactagatactacggcacgggtttaccagggatgccaggcgacttttcaaatgtccatcaaatagtcagaaacagcaatcaggtccgaatttgtcaaatgattggtccaaaatcgacttctttattggcagttttcatcttaggttttcagttgaatgtatcatcacacaattttatagcaaaacaaacgctgatcgtgtttaaaaatacatactttgtgctgaatttctttgaactgaaggtactatccgaaaaagcagaaagagaaaaggattcgggccaggaattagatgcaaagaaaaggagcaacaaatacaatattgaaggaactctacgatgaggatccccgagattacagagcagtgttgataataacacctgaacaagtgaaaaaactgttggatttaattgctccacgaatacaacgccaagatacagtcatgagggatgctgtacctgcaagagttaaattagaaatgacattgatgtgcctttgttttggaatatcgttgggattgttgtcgatattttttagaatctcgaaaacatccatagctcagataattccgaaaggatgtgatgttataaatggtagtctaaaagatttttttttttaattttatttattttgtgaaatgaaaatgatagtcgatttgcaggtgcaataaatacgcttcaaaaattttaataatgaatgaaaatgtacttttttaaatcgaatatgtattctgtttcttagaacaatacttttttttgtaagttgtgatctgataatgattctatattagagattctcaagaaaactatctcaaaaagaaagcgtgccccgccagcgtgcaaaacgaaataacaattatttcgtttagaaactatgagggttttatttgtttttccaataattttcaagtctataaatatcttcacatattttcaaatatcttaaaaatagagacatttcattacatttggcatcactgattcgaacgctaaattctgtttttgacgttgtgaagcatgcaagtgcgagtaaattcaaaaaactttgaagtagctcgcacgccggatcacacatgacaataactggcatgatgtgttcacacggtgtgagtagctgcactgcagtaactgactagaccgactcgtatgcttactcgcaccgtctgaacccggcttaagacCATAACGAATCGTTTGGTCAAACGTTGGTTTAGGTTTTGGCATTCTTCGATCTTTTGAATTTGTACCTCTTTTTATGTAATCTGATGATAAAATTAAGTAGCATGATTATGACATCAAAATTTACCATTAAtggattattattattatttaatatATTGAATTATAACGCGCAATAGTGTATATCGCTCTGGATATGCAAATGAGGCAGGTAAAACGCCGGCTAGTTGAGCACCCGTACGACTGTCGAATACACATCGTGCGCAGAGAGCACAACAGAGTGGCTTTAATCGTCAATCGTGACGTTTCTGCGGAACACATGAAGGGGCTCGTCCTGGTCGCGGGGTACCTCAGGTAGTGTGGTCAAACTGGATATCGCCTCTGCCCGCGGCAGGAGTGAGCGAACGGTGCTTTGGATGAAGTATGCCATCGGAAAAACCAACACACCGCCGATGTGTGTTATTGATTTGGAGCTCGTTGATGTTCAGTGTTTATATGATTTGGTCACTTGTTATGCTACTTGCGTCCACAATGATGACTCAATCgttatacacaaaaaaaaactgaattacaGTCATATATCTAATGCGAGCTCTGAAATCAGCCCACTTGATTGGGAACTCACGAGATCGAGATATCCATCCAGAACTCTTAGAGGTGGTGAGATCGATTGCTACCCGAATGGGCAGTCCGTGAGAACACATGTTAAGTAGTATTTCAGCGCCCTTCCAGCCGCCGTTTCGCCCCCATGCTGCGTCCTGCAGTGGTCGATCCGACGGGTTCTGGAATAAAATCATTGCCCCGTTCTCGGTTGCCAATTAGTGTCAGCTCAGTGCTCGATCGAGATCGATATCGCAAGGCAAACCGGACTCTTTCTCTCCCTTCAGCTTCGTTCATATCAAACTTGACGGTATACTGCTTGCGTCGTTTGGTTTGATGTCGGTTGTATATCGGGTGTTTTGAAATCGGTCGGAGAATACAGAATAGAATTGCTCCTTTGTTAGGCGCGTGTTGTCTCCACTCTTCCGCTTCGTTCGCACGCTATTTAAAATAAACttgttaataacacaacaaagcTCTCCGGGCAGGATCACGGGGCGTTGTTTATCATTTCGATCATCAGTTCGGGCTGTAATAGCAGCTCGCCGGTTCGCGGTTTCCTTTCTGTAAAGTTGGACCACCGCACGCGTTTGCGGATGGAGAAATAAGGAAGTAGACTTGTGGTGCTAGTTTGTTTCCGGAGAAAAGGTGTGGTGTTGTTTGGGATCGTTAAAAATAGTGCCGGGTTTTCGTAATAGAATTGTGTCATCGACGAACTGTTTTTGATTGTTGTGTTGTGTGAAGGGACACTTTTGGACCAAAGGACTAACGTGTTGAACGGTATTAGACAACGAAGACAACGAAGTATGTATTGAATGTATAGTAGCTGAAAATAGATGGAATAATACGAGTGATGATCTTCATACGAGTGTTGTTTATTTTTGCTGGAAAATCTGTCTGAATTTTATggataatttttgaaaacacgTGATGGTGAGGGCAAGTACTTCTGCGAAGCAAGTTATCTTTGTcaacattttattaaaaaagtgtataaaaacaaaaatataacaTAAGTAAAACAACGGTTTCAATATGATATACAGTCTGGAAATTGGTTAGTCTTTATGGCAAAAGAGAATGATTTGATTGTATGGGATAATTTTAGTCGAATTTTAGCAATTAATTCGGGGATTATTCTCATTGAACATTCCAAAAATTCAACGAacgaacaaaacattttttggtgcttcaataaataatgtttcgtCGTTTGCTGATAGTTCATGTGTAACGAAAAATCCGTCTGTGTTATATGCCTGAAATTAAGTGTATGCCATTTTCATATGTGAACTCTTCTGTCGAACCGGCCgacttatgttttttttaaataagtgaTTCATTTTCATAGGAATTGAATtgagaatatttatttcttgagaCGACAATTCCATTCTCATTTTACATCTGATGAGTGACGAGTGATGTAGAACTTAATGCGATATAAACTGAATATTTCTAGCCCTTGTGTGATACCCCTAAAATTTTAACAGCTGTCATCATGAATATTTCACAGTCCCTCAGTTTGATGTCAGCTCCATGCAGAACGGAACCAACAAAAATATACATCCAGGTTTTTACGCGGGAAATatgtacctcgtaaaaaaaacgaaaattcgtgtaaaaaacgcgttaatcgAACCAAGTTAACCAGGGTGCAGTCCAATAGTGGTTTAATCTGACCTCCCAGATACTGGAACTAGGGAATTATCGTCCTTACTTCAAATGATGTAGTTGGTACCTATCATTGGTTATCTGTGTTTTGTTGGCCCAGACATGTGCTGACTCAGTGCTTGCAGCCGAGCTTCCTTTGC from Toxorhynchites rutilus septentrionalis strain SRP chromosome 3, ASM2978413v1, whole genome shotgun sequence encodes:
- the LOC129773328 gene encoding tigger transposable element-derived protein 2-like, producing MDGLQGSSTNVNRKRRSNFLTLVEKVRIIEDFEAGCGTHDFLGKKYGVGSSTVTRIIQKKEAIREAVDKFKEYGVNNRKTLKEQTFPLLEEALYIWILQQRQSNILLTVDILKAKAELLFKMFQDRGLYAVHGFSASDGWMHRFKQRFGLRVKAVTGEKASVNVEAYLNFKKVLQKKIQEMQLSLSQVFNADESTLFIKLLATRSVVTCDETVASGRKQNKTRYTFMPCSNIDGSLKLPLYFICTAAKPRGINIEELPVSYNHSKKAWMTRLLFRQWFHEEFVPAVRKFSAERGLEPKALLVLDNCTSHYDVDESLQSDDGLIQVIYLPPNVTAECQPMDQSVINAIKRKYKRKLMLACILENEHLSFEERLKKINLQQCISWLATSWEEISDKTIRNSWKKLIDGLPEDAVNVDSKAADDDFKALVSRIDSLAGTKTSEQDIDLWIKDQVYDGDHNPDWVTSEVFSDDEILSSVLKKDQPEMQEEWLVDTEDGSNSNGLNRNDNIGGKQQQQQQQRMKQPNSNM